From the Oncorhynchus kisutch isolate 150728-3 unplaced genomic scaffold, Okis_V2 scaffold1740, whole genome shotgun sequence genome, one window contains:
- the LOC116367783 gene encoding zinc finger protein basonuclin-2-like, translating to LSPASLQAIRCTLVNCTCECFQPGKIHLRTCDQCKHGWVAHALDKLSTQHLYHPTQVEIVQSNVVFDISSLMLYGTQAVPVRLKILLDRLFSVLKQEEVLHILHGLGWTLRDYVRGYILQVGSDTDVCY from the exons ctctcccctgcgtCTCTACAGGCCATTCGCTGCACTCTGGTGAACTGCACCTGTGAGTGTTTCCAGCCAGGAAAGATCCACCTGCGTACATGTGACCAGTGCAAGCACGGCTGGGTGGCTCACG CACTGGACAAGCTGAGCACGCAGCACCTGTACCACCCCACCCAGGTGGAGATAGTTCAGTCCAACGTGGTGTTtgacatcagcagcctgatgCTGTACGGGACCCAGGCGGTGCCGGTCAGACTGAAGATCCTGCTGGAccgtttgttcagtgttctgaaGCAGGAGGAGGTGCTCCACATACTGCACGGCCTGGGCTGGACCCTGAGGGACTATGTCAGGGGTTACATACTGCAGGTAGGCTCTGATACAGACGTGTGTTACTAG